From the Thermococcus guaymasensis DSM 11113 genome, one window contains:
- a CDS encoding SDR family oxidoreductase: protein MRNKLIVVTGGAGFIGSHIAWELVKDNEVIVIDNMYTGKEENVPPGAKLVKVDIRDYEAIAELISNADYVFHEAAQVSVVESIRDPVFTEEVNVIGTLNILRALMEGHGKLVFASSAAVYGDNPNLPLKETERPRPLSPYGVTKAAAEEYLRVFNELYGLPVVSLRYFNVFGPRQSANQYAGVISIFINRALTGEPLVIYGDGKQTRDFIYVKDIVRANLLVAESRRANGRVFNVATGKQTSILELAMKVIEITGTTSSIVFDKPRPGDIRHSQADITEIRKLGFEPEWSLEEGLKKTVEWYAAERQRRE, encoded by the coding sequence ATGAGAAACAAGCTGATAGTCGTCACCGGAGGAGCGGGCTTCATAGGCTCACACATAGCCTGGGAACTCGTCAAGGACAATGAGGTAATCGTGATTGATAACATGTACACAGGGAAGGAGGAAAACGTCCCACCCGGAGCGAAGCTGGTTAAAGTTGACATAAGGGACTACGAAGCAATAGCGGAGCTGATAAGCAACGCAGACTACGTCTTCCACGAGGCGGCGCAGGTAAGTGTCGTCGAAAGCATACGTGATCCTGTTTTCACAGAAGAAGTCAACGTCATCGGCACGCTCAACATTTTGAGGGCCCTAATGGAAGGTCATGGGAAACTGGTCTTTGCTTCCTCTGCGGCTGTTTATGGTGACAACCCCAACCTCCCGCTGAAGGAAACTGAAAGACCGAGGCCTCTGTCGCCGTACGGGGTCACGAAAGCGGCTGCGGAGGAGTATCTGAGAGTCTTCAACGAGCTTTACGGTCTGCCCGTCGTTTCCCTGCGCTACTTCAACGTCTTTGGGCCAAGGCAGAGCGCAAACCAGTATGCAGGAGTGATAAGCATATTCATCAACAGGGCTTTGACTGGAGAACCGCTTGTAATCTATGGCGACGGCAAACAGACGCGCGATTTCATCTACGTGAAGGATATCGTCAGGGCAAACCTCCTCGTCGCCGAAAGCAGGAGGGCCAATGGAAGGGTCTTTAACGTTGCAACGGGGAAGCAGACGAGCATTCTTGAGCTTGCTATGAAGGTCATCGAGATAACCGGGACTACGAGCTCGATAGTCTTTGACAAGCCTAGGCCGGGGGACATAAGGCACAGCCAGGCGGACATAACCGAAATCAGAAAGCTCGGCTTTGAACCAGAGTGGAGCCTTGAAGAGGGACTGAAAAAAACGGTTGAGTGGTACGCTGCAGAGCGTCAGCGGCGGGAATGA
- a CDS encoding adenylosuccinate synthetase, which yields MPSYIVVGGQWGDEGKGSIIAYLALKDEPEIIARGGVGTNAGHSVFINGRKYAVRQLPTGFMQTKARLLVGAGVLVDPGVFFHELEHLKDFNVAERVGIDYRCAIIEEKHKQLDRSNSYLHEKIGTTGSGCGPANADRVMRKAKLAKDIPELEPYLTDVAQEINDALDEGKLVLIEGTQGFGLSLYYGTYPYVTSKDTTASAIASDVGIGPTRVDDVIVVFKSFPTRVGEGPFPTEMSHEDAERMGLVEYGTVTGRRRRVGWFDFEFARYSARINGATMLAVTMLDKYDKGAFGITDYDKLPKRAKEFIEEIEEMVGIPVGLIKTGPELEHIIDRRDVI from the coding sequence ATGCCGAGCTACATCGTTGTTGGCGGCCAGTGGGGAGACGAGGGCAAGGGGTCAATAATAGCGTACCTTGCCCTGAAGGACGAACCTGAGATCATAGCTCGCGGTGGAGTGGGAACGAACGCTGGTCACAGCGTCTTTATCAACGGCAGGAAGTACGCCGTCAGACAGCTCCCGACGGGCTTCATGCAGACCAAGGCCAGGCTTCTCGTTGGAGCTGGAGTACTCGTTGATCCTGGGGTCTTTTTCCATGAGCTTGAGCACCTGAAGGACTTCAACGTCGCCGAGAGGGTCGGCATTGACTACCGCTGTGCTATAATCGAGGAGAAGCACAAACAGCTCGACCGCTCTAATAGTTACCTTCACGAGAAGATAGGGACAACCGGGAGCGGCTGTGGGCCGGCAAACGCCGACAGGGTCATGCGAAAGGCCAAGCTCGCGAAGGACATTCCTGAGCTTGAGCCTTACCTGACCGACGTGGCCCAGGAAATCAACGACGCGCTCGACGAGGGAAAGCTTGTCCTCATCGAGGGTACACAGGGCTTTGGGCTGAGCCTTTACTACGGGACTTACCCGTACGTGACCTCAAAGGACACCACAGCTTCTGCCATAGCGAGCGACGTTGGGATAGGGCCGACGAGGGTTGACGACGTCATAGTCGTCTTCAAGAGCTTTCCGACGCGCGTCGGGGAAGGCCCGTTCCCGACCGAGATGAGCCATGAAGATGCAGAGAGGATGGGCCTCGTTGAATACGGCACCGTGACGGGCAGGAGGAGAAGGGTCGGCTGGTTCGACTTCGAGTTCGCGCGCTATTCGGCTAGGATAAACGGTGCGACGATGCTGGCCGTGACGATGCTCGATAAGTACGACAAAGGGGCCTTCGGCATCACCGACTACGATAAACTGCCAAAGAGGGCTAAGGAGTTCATAGAAGAGATAGAAGAGATGGTCGGCATCCCGGTCGGACTGATAAAGACCGGGCCCGAACTGGAGCACATCATCGACAGGAGGGACGTCATTTAG
- a CDS encoding alpha/beta hydrolase — protein sequence MEVYKAKFGTPERGWVVLVHGLGEHSGRYERLIKELNDAGFAVYTFDWPGHGKSQGKRGHTSVEEAMEIIDSIIAELSEKPFLFGHSLGGLTVIRYAETRPDKIRGVVASSPALAKSPETPGFMVALAKFLGKIAPGIVFSNGINPKLLSRNPEAVKRYIEDPLVHDRISAKLGRSIFVNMELAHREADRIKVSVLLLVGTGDVITPPEGARKLFKRLKVEDKMLREFEGAYHEIFEDPEWAEEFHRAIVEWLVEHSKQQRNSSG from the coding sequence ATAGAAGTTTACAAAGCCAAGTTTGGAACCCCCGAAAGGGGCTGGGTGGTTCTCGTTCACGGCCTCGGAGAGCACAGTGGAAGGTACGAACGGCTGATTAAAGAGCTCAACGATGCCGGTTTCGCAGTCTACACATTCGACTGGCCCGGCCACGGGAAGAGCCAGGGCAAAAGGGGACATACGAGCGTTGAAGAGGCTATGGAAATAATTGATTCAATAATTGCAGAATTGAGTGAGAAGCCCTTTCTCTTCGGCCACAGCCTTGGCGGCCTGACGGTTATCAGGTACGCAGAGACGAGGCCAGATAAGATAAGAGGTGTCGTGGCTTCCTCGCCCGCCCTCGCCAAGAGCCCGGAAACGCCGGGCTTCATGGTGGCCCTCGCAAAGTTCCTCGGAAAAATAGCCCCGGGGATAGTCTTCTCCAACGGTATCAACCCCAAACTGCTCTCCAGAAACCCCGAGGCTGTCAAGCGCTACATAGAAGACCCCCTCGTCCACGACAGAATCTCAGCCAAGCTCGGAAGGAGCATCTTCGTGAACATGGAGCTGGCACACAGGGAAGCAGACAGGATAAAAGTGTCCGTCCTCCTGCTCGTTGGCACTGGCGACGTCATAACGCCCCCAGAGGGGGCAAGAAAGCTCTTCAAAAGGCTTAAGGTTGAGGACAAGATGCTCAGGGAGTTTGAAGGGGCTTACCATGAGATATTTGAAGACCCCGAATGGGCGGAGGAGTTCCATCGTGCAATCGTTGAGTGGCTCGTTGAGCATTCAAAGCAACAAAGAAATAGTAGCGGATAG
- a CDS encoding 7-carboxy-7-deazaguanine synthase QueE codes for MRLIMAEVFNSWQGEGGSVEGSAFGRRQIFVRFAGCDLNCAWCDSREYIDASRVSRWRYEVEPFTGKFEYKPNPAELDEVINAILRLDTGDIHSISYTGGEPTLQVKPLKTLMEKMKELGFDNFLETHGGLPELTKEVATLVDYASVDIKDETARATEDWKALVLREVESIRILKTAGAKVYAKLVVTKGTKPENVRWYAELLRGLAPLVIQPKEPIDISQKELMEFYREAAKVMGRKNVGLSFQVHKYLNVL; via the coding sequence ATGAGGCTCATAATGGCCGAGGTATTCAACAGCTGGCAGGGCGAAGGGGGGAGCGTCGAGGGTTCTGCCTTTGGGAGGAGGCAGATATTTGTCCGCTTCGCCGGCTGCGACCTTAACTGTGCATGGTGTGATTCTAGGGAGTACATTGATGCCTCCCGCGTTTCAAGGTGGCGCTACGAGGTAGAGCCGTTCACCGGAAAGTTTGAGTACAAACCGAACCCTGCGGAGCTTGATGAAGTAATTAACGCAATACTCCGCCTCGACACCGGTGATATTCACTCGATAAGCTACACCGGCGGTGAGCCGACTTTACAGGTGAAGCCCCTGAAAACGCTCATGGAAAAAATGAAGGAGCTCGGCTTCGACAACTTTCTTGAAACCCACGGAGGGCTTCCGGAACTCACAAAAGAGGTCGCTACGCTTGTGGATTATGCGAGCGTTGACATAAAAGACGAAACCGCAAGGGCCACCGAAGACTGGAAAGCCCTCGTTCTTCGCGAGGTTGAGAGCATACGGATCCTGAAAACGGCGGGTGCAAAAGTCTACGCCAAGCTCGTGGTGACAAAGGGTACAAAGCCTGAAAACGTCCGGTGGTATGCAGAATTGCTGAGGGGACTGGCACCACTTGTAATACAGCCAAAGGAGCCAATTGATATAAGCCAGAAAGAGCTTATGGAGTTCTACCGCGAGGCCGCTAAGGTTATGGGCAGAAAAAACGTTGGACTGAGCTTTCAGGTCCACAAGTACCTCAACGTTCTATGA